The genomic stretch CAATTCCTCGCGGTTGGCCGCGTTGCCCTCGTCATCCAGGCGGACGCGCGGGGTTTCCACGCCTTTCAGAGAATGCAGAAGGACGCCGTGATCAATTGTCAATGGAACCCGGCAAACGGCAAAACCGCCGAAAGTAACCAGGCCGATCAAGTCGTCCGGACGGCGGCGGATAAAGTCGGCAAAAGTCTCCTTGACCACGTCCAGCCGTGTGCGCGATTTTCCGGCGGTTGAAAAATCAAGCGCCTGCATTGAGCCGGAAATATCCACCGCCATCTGGATGGCGATGGCGTTTGCGTTCACCGCGGTTCTGGAAAACACCGTCTGCGGACGGGCCAGCGCAATGATTGCCAAAACGAGTCCGGCCAGGTAAAAGGCGGGCAAAGCAAGACGTAAAGTTCTGCGCCACGATCGGGCGGCAGCCGGCAGGCGGCGGGTTGGGGCGAAAACAGCGCCATGCTTCACGCGGCGCGCGTAAACCATCCAACACGCCAACGCGAGCGGAATCAACAGTAAAAAATAATATGGTTCGGCAAATCGGAACATGTTATGTGTTTTTTGTCTTATCCCGCACGGGCGCGTCCGTTTCAATATAATCGCGCGCCGTGGAAACGGTCTGGCCAATAATTTCGCGCCCGGGACGGTAGGCGGCGAATTTTACCAGGTCGGCGGTCTGCAAAAACGCCCTGAGTTTGCCGACAACTTCGCGCGAAAAGACGCCGTTGCCGGCCGCGGCGGCCAGAAACTCCTCGGTGGTCTGTTCCGGCGCCCGGATGGAGTGCGCGCGCTCAATATAACGCCGGACAATCATGGTGATTTTCAGATAAAACTCCTTGACCTGCTGTTTGGCGATGAAATCCTGCTCCAGCAATTCGTTAAGTTCGTAAAGCGCGCGTTCCCTGGGTGACATGCGGCGCAGTTTGACGGCCCGGTGAATACGTCTGCTCATCCGCCACAGGAGGAAAATAACGCCGGCCGCGGCCAGAATTGCCGCCGCCCAGCCCGCCACGGTCCTGAAGGCGGGATAAATCCAGACCGGACCGGCGATGTCCTGAATGGAGGCGGCCGGAGCGCCCGGCGCTATTTGCACGGCCTGGAAACAAAGCGGGCGGGTCGCAAACCACCCCGCCGCCGGAGGAGAAACCGCGTGGTTGGTCCAGGCAACGGCCAAGGGAGCGATGCGGTATTCATCCGCCAGGGTCGGCGTCAATCGGAAACAATATTCCCTGACGAACTTTCCCGCGGCCGGCGGCCCGGAGCGGATAAAGCTGCCGCTGAGCGCAAAACCCTTCAAGCGGTCCGACAAAGCGGGCGGATGCACTTCCATATTGGACGGGGCGCAGACCCGCAGGGTCAGGAGAATATCGCGGTCAAGATGAACCTGCGCCGGCTCAGCCAGAACGGCCAGCTCAATCTGTCCGGAGGAAATCCTTTCCGCCGCCGCCGGCGCGGCGGGCGCGGGCGCGTCTTTTTGCGGGACGCAGCCCGTTACAAGCGCGATTGACACCGCCGGGACAAGCAACCGGCAAAAAACCGATAAAGCTGTATGATCTTGTTTTTTCATGCCGCATTCCGCGTTTGTCCGCCCGGCCGCGCCGGCAGAAAATTTAGGGCCAAATTATCCGCGCCGCATACGCCGCTGGCGCTTGAGAAATAGTTTCCGGACGTCGTCCACGAAAGGCCGGTCCGTTGAAAGATTGAGCGCGTCGGTTTTCAGCCGTTTAAATTGGAGGTCCAACGCCTCGGCCTCCTCGCGGGCCCGCCGCCGGAAGAAATCCATCGTTTTCCGCGACCCGGTGTCAATTTCCATGAGATCGCCGGTCTCCGGGTCAACAACCGCGAGCAGGCCGGCGGGGACGAGCGCCTTTTCGCGCGGATCGGAAATCGTGCAGCAAATGAGGTCGTGATGTTTGGCCGTCACCCGCAGTTCGCCCTCGTATCCGCCGGAAAGGAAATCTGAAATCAGGAAGACCACCGCCCGCCGTTTCTGGGTTTTATTCAGGAACTGCAGGGCCGCGCCCAGATCGGTCGGCCGGCGGGTTTCCTCGGCGGCCAGAACTTCGCGGACCAGGCGCATAACGGCGGTGCGTCCCTTGCGGGGCGGCACATAACGTTCAATGCGGTCGCTGAAAAGGACCATCCCCACCTTGTCCTGGTTCCTGATAGCCGAAAGGGCGAGGAGGCAGGTCAATTCCGCGGCGGTTTCCGCCTTTGAGCGGGCGGCGGAACCAAAACACATTGACCCGGATATGTCCACGAGAAAAACGACCGTCAGCTCGCGTTCCTCGCAAAACCTTTTAACAAACGGATGTCCCATGCGGGCGGTTACGTTCCAGTCAATGGAGCGGACATCATCGCCGGGAACATACTCGCGCACTTCGTCAAACTCCATTCCGCGGCCCTTGAAGACGGAATGATATTCTCCGCTGATATATTCATCCACGAATTTCGCGGTGAATATCCTGATCCGGCGGACATGCTTCATCAACTCTCTGGTGTCAATGGCCATCTTTTTAAATGCCGAAGGCAGAATGCAGAATTGTCTGACGCCCCGATTTTACTTCCTTTTGAATTCCGTTTTTCCCGGCTTTTACTTTTTCTACGGCACCGGGATATCGCTCAAGAAGCGGGCGATGACATCCTCGCTCTCCACCTCCTCCGCTTCCGCCTCATAAGTAAGCATGATCCTGTGCCGCAGGATGTCGTAAGCCATTTCCTTGACGTCCTGGGGCGTGGCATAGCCCCGGCCATGGAGCATGGCGTTCGCGCGGGAAGCCAGGTTCAAATAAAGCGAAGCGCGCGGCGAGGCGCCGAATTCAATCTGGTGGTCAATCTTGATGCCGTAATCCGAAGGCTTGCGCGTGGCAAAAACCAGGTCCAGGATATAATCCCCCACCTTCTCGTCGCAATAGACCTGGTCCAGCAGGTCGCGCAAAAGCGATATCTGGCCGGCCGACATGACGGAGTTGACTTCAATCGGCCGGCGTCCGGCGAAGCGGTTCATGATAAGGCGCTCGTTGTCCTTGGAAGGATAAGTTATCTTGCATTTGAGCATGAAGCGGTCAATTTGCGCCTCGGGCAGGGGATAAGTTCCCTGCTGTTCAATCGGGTTCTGGGTTGCCATCACCAGGAAGGGATCGGGCAAAGGATAGGTTGTGTCGCCGATCGTTACCTGGCGCTCCTGCATGGCCTCCAGCAGGGCCGATTGAACTTTGGCCGGCGCCCGGTTGATTTCATCGGCCAACAGCAGGTTGGTGAACACCGGCCCTTTCTTCGGAGAAAACGTCCCCGTTTTCAGATCATACACCAGCGTGCCTATCAAATCGGCCGGCAGCAAATCCGGCGTGAAACTGATGCGTTGAAACTTGAGGCCTAGCGTTCTGGCCAGCGTTTTAACGGCCGTTGTCTTGGCCAGGCCCGGCACGCCTTCCAGCAGAATGTGTCCGCCGGTAACCAGCGCTATCAGCATGCGGTCAAGCAATTTTTCCTGGCCGACGAGCACTTTCATCACTTCCTGGCGCAGGGCGTCAAGAATTTTTGTCTGTTCGTGAATGAGATCGGTCGTTTTGGTTATTTCAGCATGGTCCATTGGCGGGCCTCCCAGTAAAGATCATTTTATTCCGATTTTTTGTTTTCTTCCTTTTCCCGGTTTTTTTCCGTTTTCGCCTCTTTCTTTTCCGGCTCCGGTTTTTTAATCAAATCCGCGCGCGTGATCAGCATCGGCTCGGCGCGATAGGATTTAACGATATAAATCCAGGAGCCGAATTTCGCGTTTAATTCCGCCGCCCGCTCGGCCGCGCTTTTCTTTTCCCCCTCCTGCGCGGACGGGGCGGTCCGGCCGTCCTTTTCCTTTTTCCCGGCCGCGGGTTCATCCTCCGTCCCGGCCGCGGCTGTTTCGGCAAGGGCGGGATCATTGGTCGCGGAAATCGTGAAATAACGGTCCTGATTGTCATCGGCAAGCTGATTGCCGGCCTGGAGCGTGTAAATCAGGCCGTCTTTGGTCGCGGCCTTGAAAACAAGCGGACGGTCCAGCCCCGTTTCCTTCGGCGTCAGCGCGGGATCGGCCACATCATCAAAACCGAGATGGTCCAGCGCGCCGGTTATCCGGCTGATTTTTGAACTATCCAGACTGCCTTCTCCCGGCCGCAAATCGGCGAGCGAAAAATCACCGCCCTCCCTGGCGCGGACAAGCTTGATCGGGTCGCGGTCCGGCCCGGAGACATTGATTTCCATGATATCCGCCGCGGATGCCATGATAAAGTCATCCGCCAGCCATGTTTTGGCTTCTTCCGTCAGGCGGTCAAGGCTTTTGGCGACAAGATAAACCTTGTTGTCAACGGACTGGACGTAGCGGCCGGCGGAATAATCGCCGAAATTCATCGCCATATCCGTCATGGGCGCGGATTGCGGCCGCATGAAATTTTTACCGATGATGAGCGAAGCCATCAGGCCGTCGTTTTCGTCGCGCAATTCAACCAGCGTGCCGGAGCCGGCCGGCTGGTTCGTGGCGGCGGCCGGCGCGGGGGAAACAAGATTGAAATCGGCAAGCCGGCCGGGCGGCGCATTAACAATCTGGCCTATTTTCAATTCGCTCAACTCGCGGATCACATCGGCCACTTTGTCAAAATTAGCGGGATAATTGAAA from Kiritimatiellia bacterium encodes the following:
- a CDS encoding VWA domain-containing protein; the protein is MFRFAEPYYFLLLIPLALACWMVYARRVKHGAVFAPTRRLPAAARSWRRTLRLALPAFYLAGLVLAIIALARPQTVFSRTAVNANAIAIQMAVDISGSMQALDFSTAGKSRTRLDVVKETFADFIRRRPDDLIGLVTFGGFAVCRVPLTIDHGVLLHSLKGVETPRVRLDDEGNAANREELLTAIGDALATACARLEQAEIKSKIVVLLSDGESNTGAIKPDEAIEAARALGIKVYTIGVGSTGRAPFLTQDIFGRKTVGYAEVSMDEELLRRIAGKTNGRYFNVRDPKGLAKALQEIDKLEKTAVRREIYNQYDEWYLRFLAPGLAMLVLAASLNMFWFREII
- a CDS encoding DUF58 domain-containing protein; its protein translation is MAIDTRELMKHVRRIRIFTAKFVDEYISGEYHSVFKGRGMEFDEVREYVPGDDVRSIDWNVTARMGHPFVKRFCEERELTVVFLVDISGSMCFGSAARSKAETAAELTCLLALSAIRNQDKVGMVLFSDRIERYVPPRKGRTAVMRLVREVLAAEETRRPTDLGAALQFLNKTQKRRAVVFLISDFLSGGYEGELRVTAKHHDLICCTISDPREKALVPAGLLAVVDPETGDLMEIDTGSRKTMDFFRRRAREEAEALDLQFKRLKTDALNLSTDRPFVDDVRKLFLKRQRRMRRG
- a CDS encoding MoxR family ATPase codes for the protein MDHAEITKTTDLIHEQTKILDALRQEVMKVLVGQEKLLDRMLIALVTGGHILLEGVPGLAKTTAVKTLARTLGLKFQRISFTPDLLPADLIGTLVYDLKTGTFSPKKGPVFTNLLLADEINRAPAKVQSALLEAMQERQVTIGDTTYPLPDPFLVMATQNPIEQQGTYPLPEAQIDRFMLKCKITYPSKDNERLIMNRFAGRRPIEVNSVMSAGQISLLRDLLDQVYCDEKVGDYILDLVFATRKPSDYGIKIDHQIEFGASPRASLYLNLASRANAMLHGRGYATPQDVKEMAYDILRHRIMLTYEAEAEEVESEDVIARFLSDIPVP
- a CDS encoding DUF4340 domain-containing protein; amino-acid sequence: MNAKTLIVLVAAAVLLGGMAYYSVQKKKPSSASVAIGGKALQNLDVNRVAKLVIISGTGRITVARPKGRWVVASRFNYPANFDKVADVIRELSELKIGQIVNAPPGRLADFNLVSPAPAAATNQPAGSGTLVELRDENDGLMASLIIGKNFMRPQSAPMTDMAMNFGDYSAGRYVQSVDNKVYLVAKSLDRLTEEAKTWLADDFIMASAADIMEINVSGPDRDPIKLVRAREGGDFSLADLRPGEGSLDSSKISRITGALDHLGFDDVADPALTPKETGLDRPLVFKAATKDGLIYTLQAGNQLADDNQDRYFTISATNDPALAETAAAGTEDEPAAGKKEKDGRTAPSAQEGEKKSAAERAAELNAKFGSWIYIVKSYRAEPMLITRADLIKKPEPEKKEAKTEKNREKEENKKSE